A single window of Martelella sp. NC20 DNA harbors:
- a CDS encoding nucleotide sugar dehydrogenase gives MVRVSVFGIGYTGTVSAACLAEQGHQVVAVDIDPDKVAAINAGRTPIVEERLDELVCGNHDAGRLSATTDIAAAVRDTDVSIVCVGTPGEASGAIGLSYVTALCRSIGTALGEKKGHHSVIMRSTLVPGTMETVCVPELECASGLKAGTDFGVGYFPEFLREGTAVADYFDPCLIVYGAMDDPTMTVLRGFNAALPGKHHAVDMKTAEMIKYTSNSWRATKITFANEIGNIAKSVGVDGQAVMKILCSDDQVAMSPYFLRPGFSFGGSCLPKDLRALRFLANSNDVAAPLLEGVLAANENQIARAEALVNKFEGRTVGMVGISFKPGTDDLRESPLAALASRLLDSGHEVKIYDPSVQAAYDGGMSGAGRGNDRIADLPARLVADLADLIALSDIIVVGHRYREAVEPLSALIGDRPMVDLARIAPGVVTGDAYEGICW, from the coding sequence TTGGTACGAGTAAGCGTGTTTGGCATCGGCTATACCGGCACCGTTTCGGCGGCCTGCCTCGCCGAGCAGGGTCATCAGGTGGTCGCGGTCGACATCGATCCCGACAAGGTTGCCGCCATCAATGCCGGGCGTACGCCGATCGTCGAGGAGCGTCTCGACGAACTGGTCTGCGGCAATCACGATGCCGGCAGGCTGTCGGCGACCACCGATATCGCCGCGGCCGTTCGGGACACGGATGTCTCGATTGTCTGCGTCGGCACGCCGGGCGAGGCTTCGGGCGCGATCGGGCTTTCCTATGTCACGGCCTTGTGCCGTTCGATCGGCACGGCGCTGGGCGAAAAGAAGGGCCATCACAGTGTCATCATGCGCTCCACGCTGGTGCCGGGCACGATGGAAACCGTCTGCGTGCCGGAGCTTGAGTGCGCTTCGGGGCTGAAGGCCGGGACGGATTTCGGCGTGGGCTATTTCCCGGAATTCTTGCGGGAAGGCACCGCGGTCGCGGATTATTTCGATCCGTGCCTGATCGTCTACGGCGCGATGGACGATCCGACCATGACTGTGTTGCGCGGCTTCAACGCGGCGCTGCCGGGGAAACATCACGCCGTCGACATGAAGACCGCCGAGATGATCAAATACACCAGCAACAGCTGGCGCGCGACCAAGATCACATTCGCCAACGAGATCGGCAACATTGCCAAAAGCGTCGGCGTCGATGGCCAGGCGGTGATGAAGATACTGTGCTCGGACGACCAGGTCGCGATGTCGCCCTATTTCCTGCGTCCGGGTTTCTCCTTCGGCGGGTCATGTCTGCCCAAGGATCTGCGGGCGCTGCGTTTTCTCGCCAATTCCAATGATGTGGCGGCCCCGTTGCTCGAAGGCGTGCTTGCCGCCAACGAGAACCAGATCGCCCGCGCCGAGGCGCTGGTGAACAAATTTGAAGGCCGCACGGTCGGCATGGTCGGCATCAGCTTCAAGCCGGGCACGGACGATCTGCGTGAGAGCCCGCTCGCGGCGCTTGCAAGCCGGCTGCTCGACAGCGGCCATGAGGTGAAGATCTACGACCCCTCCGTCCAGGCAGCCTATGACGGGGGCATGAGCGGGGCAGGGCGCGGCAATGACAGGATCGCTGATCTGCCCGCAAGGCTCGTCGCCGATCTGGCGGACTTGATAGCGTTGTCAGATATCATCGTTGTCGGCCATCGCTACAGGGAGGCGGTGGAGCCGCTCTCGGCGCTGATCGGCGACAGGCCGATGGTCGATCTCGCCCGTATCGCGCCGGGCGTGGTCACGGGCGATGCCTATGAGGGCATATGCTGGTAG
- a CDS encoding IlvD/Edd family dehydratase produces MPYRRLRSQDWFDNPDHADMTALYLERFMNYGTTPEELRSGRPIIGIAQSGSDINPCNRHHLDLARRVRDGIRDAGGIPIEFPSHPLFENCKRPTAALDRNLAYLGLVEILYGYPLDGVVLTTGCDKTTPSALMAAATVNIPAIVYSGGPMLDGWHEGELVGSGTVIWRSRRKLAAGEITREEFLETALDSAPSVGHCNTMGTASTMNALAEALGMSLTGSAAIPAAYRERGQVGYRIGRRAVELVNEDIRPLDILTRRAFLNAIRVNAAIGGSTNAQPHLAAIARHAGVELKPVDWQDYGYDIPLLANVQPAGKYLGERFHRAGGVPAIMWELLQAGKLDGDAPTVTGATMADNLEGREAVDREVILPYDNPMQQRAGFLVMKGNLFDFAIMKMSVVSDAFRQRYLMEPGHEGVFTGKAVIFDGSEDYHARINDPALDIDERTILVIRGAGPLGWPGSAEVVNMQPPDHLIRKGITSLPTIGDGRQSGTADSPSILNASPESAAGGGLAFLRDGDMIRLDFNQGRCDMLVDDAEIERRKAEGLPKVPDDATPWQRLYRQTVTQLSDGGTIAGADDFRDIARRPPRHNH; encoded by the coding sequence ATGCCGTATCGCCGCCTGCGTTCGCAAGACTGGTTCGACAATCCGGACCATGCGGACATGACCGCGCTCTATCTGGAGCGATTCATGAATTACGGCACCACGCCGGAAGAACTGCGCTCCGGCCGGCCGATCATCGGCATTGCCCAGAGCGGCAGCGACATCAATCCCTGCAACCGCCATCACCTCGATCTGGCGCGCCGGGTTCGCGACGGCATTCGCGATGCCGGCGGCATTCCGATCGAGTTTCCCTCCCATCCGCTGTTTGAAAACTGCAAGCGCCCGACGGCGGCCCTTGACCGCAATCTCGCCTATCTCGGCCTTGTCGAAATCCTGTATGGCTATCCGCTGGACGGCGTGGTGCTGACGACGGGCTGCGACAAGACCACGCCTTCGGCGCTGATGGCGGCGGCCACCGTGAATATTCCGGCGATCGTCTATTCCGGCGGCCCGATGCTCGACGGCTGGCACGAGGGCGAGCTTGTAGGCTCCGGCACGGTGATCTGGCGGTCGCGGCGCAAGCTTGCCGCCGGCGAGATCACCCGCGAGGAGTTCCTGGAAACGGCGCTCGATTCCGCGCCCTCGGTCGGCCATTGCAACACGATGGGCACGGCCTCGACGATGAATGCGCTGGCCGAGGCGCTCGGCATGTCGCTGACGGGATCGGCGGCGATCCCGGCCGCCTATCGCGAGCGCGGCCAGGTGGGCTATCGCATCGGCCGCCGCGCGGTGGAACTCGTGAACGAGGATATCCGTCCGCTCGATATCCTGACCCGCAGGGCTTTCCTCAACGCCATCCGCGTCAACGCAGCCATTGGCGGCTCGACCAATGCCCAGCCGCATCTGGCGGCAATCGCCCGCCACGCCGGCGTCGAGCTGAAGCCGGTGGACTGGCAAGACTACGGCTATGACATCCCGCTGCTCGCCAACGTCCAGCCGGCGGGCAAGTATCTGGGCGAACGGTTCCATCGCGCCGGCGGCGTGCCCGCGATCATGTGGGAGCTGCTTCAGGCCGGCAAGCTCGATGGCGACGCGCCGACGGTTACCGGCGCGACCATGGCCGACAATCTCGAAGGCCGCGAGGCGGTCGATCGCGAGGTGATCCTGCCCTACGACAATCCGATGCAGCAGCGGGCGGGGTTTCTGGTGATGAAGGGCAATCTGTTCGATTTCGCGATCATGAAGATGAGCGTGGTTTCCGACGCGTTCCGGCAGCGCTATCTGATGGAACCCGGCCATGAGGGCGTGTTTACGGGCAAGGCGGTGATCTTTGACGGCTCGGAGGACTACCACGCCCGCATCAACGATCCGGCGCTCGACATAGACGAGCGCACCATTCTGGTGATCCGCGGGGCAGGCCCGCTCGGCTGGCCGGGCTCTGCCGAAGTGGTCAACATGCAGCCGCCGGATCATCTCATCAGAAAGGGCATCACCAGCCTGCCGACCATCGGCGACGGGCGGCAGTCCGGCACGGCCGACAGCCCCTCCATTCTCAATGCCTCGCCGGAAAGCGCTGCAGGCGGCGGGCTCGCCTTTCTGCGCGACGGCGACATGATCCGCCTCGATTTCAATCAGGGGCGCTGCGACATGCTGGTCGATGACGCCGAGATCGAAAGACGAAAGGCGGAGGGACTGCCGAAGGTGCCGGATGACGCGACGCCCTGGCAGCGGCTTTACCGCCAGACCGTGACGCAGCTCTCCGATGGCGGCACGATTGCCGGCGCTGACGACTTCCGCGACATCGCCCGCCGCCCGCCGCGCCACAATCACTGA
- a CDS encoding glycosyltransferase, giving the protein MLYHILYICTAVNIALFAAPNVVGKSGQLALAIGVLGIWRYSWGILNFIRAKYYLNVAFPRRRRRAEALYAALPYRAHAFFLVTTYKIDPAITAPVYRSIFEAARNSEGGATIVASVVDASDIRLIKSVFAGSDASRSGTVSLIFDRIAGTGKRDALATSLRTITRHNPTRRDMIFLVDGDTRVPEILVAKSAPFFTDEKMGALTSDEVSDATGGRLFQDWFHLRFAQRQLMMSSMGLSERVLTLTGRMSVFRGDLASQPGFISGVQHDFIDHWRFGRVNFLTGDDKSTWFWLLRHGYKMGYLPDVKTVSVETQPRDSFYDSAIVLMRRWFGNTLRTSNRALALPASRIGYFTWWSILDQRMSMWTTLAGPCGMLLAAYVFNPYVFLAYIAWVMASRYVMCTMISTFRAGGFPVTYPFLLYFGQIGGALVKTYVLFRLDRQKWTRQNTATGTVRQQKGFLGSDGFSLYLHALAVAWLILGMIWFVDISGA; this is encoded by the coding sequence ATGCTTTATCATATCCTCTACATATGTACGGCTGTGAATATCGCGCTGTTTGCCGCGCCAAACGTCGTCGGCAAGTCCGGCCAACTGGCGCTGGCGATCGGGGTTCTCGGCATCTGGCGCTATTCCTGGGGGATTCTGAATTTCATCCGCGCGAAATACTATCTGAACGTTGCGTTCCCGCGCCGGCGCAGGCGGGCGGAGGCGCTCTATGCGGCGCTGCCCTATCGGGCGCATGCCTTCTTCCTGGTGACCACCTACAAGATCGATCCCGCGATCACCGCCCCGGTCTATCGCTCGATCTTCGAGGCGGCGCGAAACTCCGAGGGCGGGGCGACGATCGTCGCTTCCGTCGTCGATGCGAGCGATATCCGGCTGATCAAATCCGTGTTCGCCGGCTCCGACGCGAGCCGCAGCGGCACGGTGTCGCTGATCTTCGACCGGATCGCCGGCACCGGCAAACGCGATGCGCTGGCGACGTCGCTGCGCACCATCACGCGCCACAATCCGACCCGCCGCGACATGATCTTTCTGGTCGACGGCGACACGCGGGTGCCGGAAATCCTTGTGGCAAAGTCGGCCCCTTTCTTCACCGACGAAAAGATGGGGGCGCTCACCTCCGACGAGGTTTCCGATGCGACCGGCGGCCGGCTTTTCCAGGACTGGTTCCACCTGCGCTTTGCCCAGCGCCAGCTGATGATGAGTTCGATGGGGCTCAGTGAACGCGTGTTGACGCTGACCGGCCGCATGTCGGTGTTTCGCGGCGACCTTGCAAGCCAACCCGGGTTCATCAGCGGCGTGCAGCATGATTTCATCGACCACTGGCGCTTCGGCCGGGTCAACTTCCTGACCGGAGACGACAAGTCGACCTGGTTCTGGCTTCTGAGGCACGGCTACAAGATGGGCTATCTGCCCGACGTGAAAACCGTTTCCGTCGAAACCCAGCCGCGCGACAGCTTTTACGATTCGGCGATCGTGCTGATGCGGCGCTGGTTCGGCAACACGCTGAGGACCAGCAACCGCGCATTGGCGCTCCCGGCGAGCCGGATCGGCTATTTCACATGGTGGTCGATCCTGGATCAGCGCATGTCGATGTGGACCACGCTTGCCGGCCCCTGCGGCATGCTGCTGGCGGCCTATGTCTTCAATCCTTATGTTTTTCTCGCCTATATCGCCTGGGTCATGGCGTCGCGCTACGTGATGTGCACGATGATCTCGACCTTCCGGGCCGGCGGGTTTCCGGTTACCTATCCGTTTCTGCTGTATTTCGGCCAGATCGGCGGGGCGCTGGTCAAGACCTACGTATTGTTTCGCCTCGACCGGCAGAAATGGACCCGTCAGAACACCGCAACCGGGACGGTCCGGCAACAGAAGGGCTTTCTCGGGTCAGACGGATTTTCTTTGTATCTTCACGCGCTGGCGGTAGCATGGCTGATATTGGGCATGATCTGGTTCGTCGATATATCGGGCGCTTAG